One Plutella xylostella chromosome 31, ilPluXylo3.1, whole genome shotgun sequence genomic region harbors:
- the LOC119692919 gene encoding PR domain zinc finger protein 5: protein MPPLVTLESGELKSILKEEYLKVKSNLKNVIHSLNYCGICLRTAENLHHLDAFDNNEDHESSHCLMEENTSEIFEKLIINNISSQYICQPCNDDIKNIYIFFNRLKNSTEILSSYLEQMTSQIDSVEEMLNTSTKGDFENTIIVLQDLVSKDTGVKDKGMKKEADLESDDDESKSSDDGDWSSEEGFGKLFTCEYCCKDFTSKASIAQHIRKTHNYKSSLCQKKVDLCSDCTEFPCAHEKYLLSIKTQRQKGCKQLKCLDCNYISVKKVNLLAHINKEHLNMYPYLCEVCAQKFYSKVKHDYHMKHYHKSKFVCSYCDEELENPTSLALHTEMCKQEQRKYRCKECPASFDVSEKLLSHRSKHILKVSCALCSKRVKNEHFLQRHMYYAHQQSTTKKVKTKIPKARPCSICPVVLHSLTELKEHLNSHEPGEKHKCHPCNKLFDTRKHYNIHVSSWTHLRKVQPDIQFNFKCPDCDFTCKSNLVMENHKNTVHLQIKPYSCEICGKRFTTNINLKYHMDRHEGVKRFQCSMCSNLFTTASGLKKHVLRHHSDKRPYACDKCDKTFVCPSECNLHKLRNHSEKSVACPLCEAKFSSMANLRGHTKKVHFKTKHGFEDFMRSDEVSREFYEMFRDHRFTF from the exons atgccGCCCTTAGTCACGCTAGAAAGCGGGGAACTAAAGTCAATATTAaaggaagaatatttaaaagtgAAATCTAACCTCAAAAATGTTATACATTCTTTGAATTACTGCGGCATTTGTTTAAGAACTGCTGAAAACCTGCACCATTTAGATGCATTTGATAATAATGAGGACCACGAATCATCTCACTGCCTTATGGAGGAAAATACAAGTGAAATATTCGAAAAACTG ATAATCAACAATATCTCAAGCCAATACATCTGCCAGCCTTGCAATGACGACATAAAAAACATCTACATCTTCTTCAATAGGCTGAAGAATTCCACAGAAATCTTGTCCAGCTATCTAGAACAGATGACTTCTCAGATAGACTCTGTGGAAGAAATGCTCAACACATCGACAAAAGGAGATTTTGAAAACACCATCATAGTACTACAAGACCTTGTTAGTAAGGACACCGGAGTTAAAGATAAGGGCATGAAGAAAGAGGCAGATTTAGAATCGGATGATGATGAATCTAAAAGTTCTGATGATGGAGACTGGTCTTCAGAAGAAGGATTCGGTAAACTGTTCACATGCGAATATTGCTGTAAAGATTTTACAAGCAAGGCATCCATTGCACAGCATATTAGAAAGACACACAACTACAAAAGTTCTTTGTGTCAAAAGAAAGTAGATTTGTGTTCCGACTGCACAGAGTTCCCTTGCGCTCACGAGAAGTATTTGCTTTCAATAAAAACGCAGAGACAAAAGGGATGCAAACAGCTCAAGTGCCTTGACTGCAATTACATCAGTGTGAAGAAAGTAAACCTTCTAGCGCATATCAATAAGGAGCATTTAAATATGTATCCGTATTTGTGTGAGGTATGCGCTCAGAAGTTTTACTCCAAAGTAAAACATGACTACCACATGAAACATTATCACAAAAGCAAGTTTGTTTGCTCGTACTGTGATGAAGAGCTTGAAAATCCCACAAGCCTCGCTCTACATACAGAAATGTGTAAGCAAGAGCAACGCAAATACCGATGCAAAGAATGCCCTGCATCGTTCGATGTCAGTGAAAAACTTCTCTCACACCGCTCAAAGCATATCCTCAAGGTATCTTGTGCACTGTGCTCGAAAAGAGTCAAGAATGAACATTTTTTGCAACGCCATATGTATTACGCTCACCAACAATCCACAACAAAGAAGGTTAAGACCAAGATCCCGAAGGCACGGCCTTGTTCAATATGTCCAGTAGTGTTACACTCATTGACTGAGCTAAAGGAACATCTGAATTCACATGAACCAGGCGAAAAACACAAGTGTCATCCGTGTAATAAGCTATTTGACACTCGCAAACACTATAATATCCATGTGTCCTCTTGGACACATTTGCGTAAAGTCCAACCAGATATCCAGTTCAACTTTAAATGTCCCGACTGCGATTTCACTTGCAAAAGCAATCTCGTCATGGAAAACCATAAGAACACAGTCCATTTGCAAATCAAGCCGTACTCGTGTGAAATATGCGGAAAAAGATTCACGACGAATATCAATTTGAAATACCACATGGACCGCCATGAAGGCGTTAAGAGGTTTCAGTGTAGTATGTGCAGTAATCTGTTTACAACTGCTTCGGGGTTGAAAAAGCACGTTTTGCGTCACCATTCGGACAAGCGGCCATACGCGTGTGATAAGTGCGATAAAACATTTGTGTGTCCCAGTGAATGTAATCTTCACAAGTTGAGAAATCATTCTGAGAAATCGGTGGCTTGCCCGCTGTGCGAGGCTAAGTTTAGCTCTATGGCAAACCTGAGAGGGCATACCAAAAAGGTCCATTTCAAGACTAAACATGGATTTGAGGACTTCATGAGGTCGGATGAGGTTTCGCGAGAGTTTTATGAAATGTTTAGAGATCACAGGTTTACGTTCTAG
- the LOC119694263 gene encoding craniofacial development protein 2-like: MSRQINNVNVRASPAGDAQVQHPAPVRSGLGLSHHPGRGRRKKRVQVRRLRIGSWNVGTMTGRGAELANILQKRRINIACLQETKWKGTKARELSDGYKFFYCGKDGKRNGVGIVLDKDLKNNIIEINRVSDRIIYIRILLGDLALTIMSVYAPQAGCDERIKEKFWEEFDTTLMNVPSDDQLVIGGDFNGHVGKNNHDYERVHGGKGFGSRNFEGECILEMATAFDLALVNTYFQKKYEHLITYKSGQHATQID, translated from the coding sequence ATGTCAcgtcaaataaataatgtaaatgttAGGGCGTCCCCTGCAGGCGACGCGCAGGTGCAGCACCCGGCGCCTGTGAGAAGTGGACTAGGGTTGTCGCACCACCCTGGGCGGGGGCGACGTAAGAAGCGAGTCCAGGTCAGGAGGCTACGAATAGGGAGCTGGAATGTAGGCACGATGACAGGAAGAGGAGCAGAGCTTGCAAACATACTACAGAAGAGGAGAATTAACATCGCGTGCCTACAGGAGACGAAATGGAAAGGAACGAAGGCGAGAGAGTTGTCGGATGGATACAAGTTCTTCTACTGCGGGAAAGACGGGAAGAGAAACGGGGTGGGGATTGTGTTGGATAAGGATTtaaagaataatataatagaaattaatagAGTCAGTGATAGAATAATTTACATAAGGATTTTACTGGGCGACCTGGCGTTGACTATTATGAGCGTATATGCACCCCAAGCTGGATGTGATGAAAGGATAAAGGAAAAGTTCTGGGAAGAATTTGATACCACCTTAATGAATGTACCCTCTGATGATCAGCTGGTTATAGGAGGCGACTTCAATGGGCATGTTGGCAAGAATAACCATGACTACGAACGCGTACATGGAGGTAAAGGATTTGGCAGTAGAAATTTTGAAGGGGAGTGCATATTAGAAATGGCTACAGCATTTGACTTGGCTCTGGTTAACACATACTTTCAAAAGAAATATGAACACcttataacttataaaagTGGTCAACATGCAACACAGATAGACTAA
- the LOC119692911 gene encoding zinc finger protein 90, translated as MNPITLNFLLDDGASAIATATCEPKKAAKPVIHREPLTTKKAVEYLLNGTLQGKVCRFCLNVTTGLSEVGQYLQVANSGTLYNVTVKDMFSVVYPFQVTQDKSLPDKICKKCLDHTIGAYLFAQQCERSERALQNCLEEVYEKLDKLDPIGNNIKKRGRKKIRVNHDTLFIAHKKVIDYAEPMYHLINRGSAFLNEEENKNATTNNFECPKCWQVLPNTDSLLNHEKTHPATMWFHCRFCGSSFSRLLHLKKHKKTCYSKNILAKGDLTSKFQCKECGFDSETYLGHLQHVEKHKFKKVLDNILVKKVDLCAVCLDKDKDMSDLDKVVSLHGACPELTGNRNLYDILGSTLPHMIPHCNIMGTKICKKCLDTAIASYVFIYQSLHTRNRLNKCITAMLDTVSKVKEAKNNVFIEVSDNLVMNIHDIEVLDNDVIVGDDVDESSLKCDVLEDEFRIESSSDTDDEIFSSAKVGKAVTTQKPNTVVSKVANDKNEKMDLKRGTKVYTNKAIYNGFKPNRSSKKYDSIDDVCREFLTFKKKRKPAKKRCNTKFTCPICDKRFISEYFLKTHALKHVNKKVSCKVCPKTFKNKFNLREHVKVGHLIKDGGYFCNVCGRSFTVEDKMAAHRKTHERKLCQLCDKTFRSQMCYNNHLQRHVLRFKIYNRHHLQSCSFCEMEFWSENQLLLHVNKSHLQIKPYHCDMCDSQFYTDKNLVEHKKVHSLVSKEKCEFCDEVLKCRRDLVLHIKKHIC; from the exons ATGAACCCTATAACTCTTAATTTCCTTCTCGACGACGGTGCTTCGGCCATTGCCACTGCAACATGTGAACCGAAGAAGGCTGCCAAGCCAGTGATCCACCGGGAGCCTTTGACTACGAAGAAAGCTGTTGAATACCTTCTGAATGGTACTCTTCAGGGTAAAGTTTGTCGCTTCTGTCTGAATGTGACTACGGGGCTGTCGGAAGTGGGCCAGTACCTCCAAGTGGCCAATTCTGGAACGCTCTATAATGTTACTGTCAAGGATATGTTCAGTGTGGTGTATCCCTTTCag GTCACACAAGACAAGAGTTTACCTgacaaaatatgtaaaaagtGCTTAGACCATACCATCGGAGCGTATTTGTTTGCACAGCAATGTGAGAGATCTGAACGGGCTCTGCAGAACTGTTTGGAAGAAGTTTACGAAAAACTAGACAAACTCGACCCTATTGGTAACAATATAAAGAAAAGGGGACGAAAAAAGATCCGTGTCAATCATGACACTTTATTCATTGCCCACAAAAAAGTCATAGACTATGCAGAACCGATGTATCACCTGATAAACAGAGGGTCAGCCTTCCTGAACGAAGAAGAAAACAAGAACGCAACAACCAATAATTTTGAGTGCCCTAAGTGTTGGCAAGTGCTGCCCAACACCGATTCATTATTAAATCACGAGAAAACACACCCAGCCACAATGTGGTTCCATTGCCGTTTTTGTGGCAGCTCATTCTCTAGACTTTTGCATTTGAAAAAGCATAAGAAAACATGCTACAGCAAAAATATATTGGCTAAAGGTGACCTTACTTCAAAGTTTCAATGTAAAGAATGCGGTTTTGACAGTGAAACCTACTTGGGCCATCTGCAGCATGTAGAAAAGCACAAATTCAAGAAAGTTCTAGATAACATTTTGGTTAAGAAAGTGGATCTGTGTGCTGTTTGCCTGGATAAAGACAAGGATATGTCTGATTTGGACAAGGTTGTGTCTTTGCATGGTGCATGCCCAGAGCTGACTGGAAACAGGAATCTCTACGATATTCTGGGATCAACATTGCctcat ATGATCCCCCACTGTAACATAATGGgaacaaaaatatgtaagaaATGTCTTGATACGGCTATAGCTTCTTATGTATTTATCTATCAATCCCTCCATACTAGAAATAGACTCAATAAGTGTATAACGGCTATGCTTGACACAGTATCTAAAGTCAAAGAGGCGAAAAACAATGTTTTCATCGAAGTATCTGATAATTTAGTCATGAATATACATGATATAGAAGTGTTAGATAATGATGTGATAGTAGGTGATGACGTCGATGAGTCATCGTTGAAATGTGATGTGCTAGAAGACGAATTTAGAATAGAAAGCAGCAGTGATACAGATGACGAAATATTTAGTAGCGCGAAAGTAGGTAAAGCTGTTACAACACAGAAACCAAATACTGTTGTGAGTAAAGTAGCCAAcgataaaaatgaaaaaatggaTTTGAAAAGAGGAACTAAAGTGTATACAAACAAAGCTATTTACAACGGTTTTAAGCCTAATCGGTCATCTAAAAAGTACGATTCAATAGACGACGTTTGTCGCGAGTTTCTAACCTTCAAAAAGAAACGGAAACCGGCAAAAAAACGTTGCAACACCAAATTTACCTGTCCCATTTGCGACAAACGATTCATATCTGAATATTTCCTGAAAACCCACGCGTTGAAACATGTGAACAAAAAAGTTTCTTGCAAAGTCTGCCCCAAAACGTTCAAGAATAAATTCAATCTCCGTGAACACGTAAAAGTCGGCCATTTAATTAAAGATGGCGGATATTTTTGTAACGTTTGCGGTAGGTCGTTTACGGTTGAGGACAAAATGGCGGCTCACAGAAAGACCCATGAGAGGAAACTTTGTCAGTTGTGCGACAAAACATTTAGGTCGCAAATGTGCTACAACAATCATTTGCAAAGACACGTGTTGAGATTCAAAATATACAACAGACACCATTTGCAGAGTTGCAGCTTTTGCGAAATGGAGTTTTGGAGCGAAAACCAACTCTTGTTACACGTAAACAAGTCTCATTTGCAAATTAAACCCTATCATTGCGATATGTGTGATAGCCAGTTCTATACAGATAAGAACTTGGTGGAACACAAGAAAGTTCATAGTTTAGTTTCGAAGGAAAAATGTGAGTTTTGCGATGAAGTTCTAAAATGTCGTCGCGATTTGGTGTTGCACATCAAAAAACATATTTGCTAA